From a region of the Helianthus annuus cultivar XRQ/B chromosome 5, HanXRQr2.0-SUNRISE, whole genome shotgun sequence genome:
- the LOC110943064 gene encoding uncharacterized protein LOC110943064, giving the protein MVYGKGCLLPMELAHRAHCAIKMVNADYDEAGKMRKLQLSEIEEIRDEAYECASAYKDKLKKVHDAKLRKKTFEVGQNVWFYNSRLKMFAGKLKSKWMGPCVIRRVGRFGDVDIQDEQTNKQQTVNGHRLKPYLEENDINNLELDKAGYILRPVDDEQP; this is encoded by the coding sequence atggtgtatggaaAGGGTTGTCTCTTGCCAATGGAGTTAGCTCATCGGGCGCATTGCGCAATCAAGATGGTGAATGCGGACTACGATGAAGCGGGGAAGATGAGGAAGTTGCAATTGAGTGAAATAGAAGAAATTAGAGACGAAGCGTATGAGTGTGCATCGGCTTACAAAGACAAGCTCAAAAAGGTCCATGATGCAAAGTTGAGGAAGAAGActtttgaagtgggtcaaaatgTATGGTTTTATAACTCAAGGCTAAAGATGTTTGCGGGCAAacttaaaagcaaatggatgggcccgTGTGTTATTCGGCGAGTTGGGAGATTTGGTGATGTGGATATCCAAGATGAGCAAACCaacaaacaacaaacggtgaatggCCATCGGTTAAAGCCATACTTGGAAGAGAacgacatcaacaacttggagcttgacaaagcgggctacattCTACGCCCGGTAGATGAtgaacaaccatga